One genomic window of Pelodiscus sinensis isolate JC-2024 chromosome 14, ASM4963464v1, whole genome shotgun sequence includes the following:
- the BNIP2 gene encoding BCL2/adenovirus E1B 19 kDa protein-interacting protein 2 isoform X1: protein MEGVEFKEEWQDEDFPRPLPEDDNVEADILAATGHQGQHEVNGNKVRKKLMAPDISLTLDHSEESVLSDDLDESGEIDLDDVETPSENSNEFEWEDDLPKPKTTEVIRKGSLPEYTAAEERDDGRRWRMFRIGEQDHRVDMKAIEPYKKVISHGGYYGDGLNAIVVFTVCFMPESSQPNYRYLMDNLFKYVIGTLELLVAENYIIVYLNGATTRRKMPSLGWLRKCYQQIDRRLRKNLKSLIIVHPSWFIRTLLAVTKPFISSKFSQKIRYVFTLAELTELIPMEYVGIPECIKQYEEEKFRKKHRRIDQELNGKQEQKSEQ from the exons ATGGAAGGTGTTGAATTTAAGGAAGAGTGGCAAGATGAAGATTTTCCAAG GCCCCTACCAGAGGATGATAATGTTGAAGCAGATATACTAGCTGCAACTGGACATCAAGGTCAGCATG AAGTGAATGGAAACAAAGTTAGGAAGAAATTAATGGCTCCAGATATTAGCTTAACACTGGATCACAGCGAGGAATCTGTGTTGTCTGATGACTTAGATGAGAGTGGGGAGATCGATTTGGATGATGTAGAGACTCCTTCCGAGAACAGTAATGAATTTGAATGGGAAG ATGATCTTCCAAAACCAAAAACTACTGAAGTCATTAGAAAAGGTTCGCTTCCTGAATACACTGCTGCAGAAGAGAGAGATGATGGGCGACGCTGGCGTATGTTCAGGATTGGAGAACAGGATCACAGGGTGGACATGAAGGCAATTGAACCCTATAAAAAAGTTATCAGTCATGGAG GTTATTATGGTGATGGGTTAAATGCCATTGTTGTGTTTACTGTTTGCTTTATGCCTGAAAGCAGTCAGCCTAACTACAGATATTTAATGGATAATCTGTTTAA ATACGTTATTGGCACTTTAGAACTGTTAGTAGCAGAGAACTATATTATAGTTTACTTAAATGGTGCTACGACACGGAGAAAAATGCCAAGTTTAGGCTGGCTCAGGAAATGTTACCAGCAAATTGATAGAAG GTTAAGGAAAAACCTGAAATCGTTAATAATAGTTCATCCTTCTTGGTTTATCAGAACACTTCTGGCCGTCACAAAACCTTTTATTAG CTCAAAATTCAGCCAAAAAATTAGATATGTCTTTACTCTGGCAGAACTCACTGAACTCATCCCCATGGAATACGTTGGCATACCAGAATGCATAAAACA GTATGAAGAAGAAAAGTTTAGAAAGAAACACAGAag AATTGACCAAGAGCTTAATGGAAAACAAGAACAGAAAAGTGAACAGTAA
- the BNIP2 gene encoding BCL2/adenovirus E1B 19 kDa protein-interacting protein 2 isoform X3: MEGVEFKEEWQDEDFPRPLPEDDNVEADILAATGHQGQHEVNGNKVRKKLMAPDISLTLDHSEESVLSDDLDESGEIDLDDVETPSENSNEFEWEDDLPKPKTTEVIRKGSLPEYTAAEERDDGRRWRMFRIGEQDHRVDMKAIEPYKKVISHGGYYGDGLNAIVVFTVCFMPESSQPNYRYLMDNLFKYVIGTLELLVAENYIIVYLNGATTRRKMPSLGWLRKCYQQIDRRLRKNLKSLIIVHPSWFIRTLLAVTKPFISSKFSQKIRYVFTLAELTELIPMEYVGIPECIKQIDQELNGKQEQKSEQ; this comes from the exons ATGGAAGGTGTTGAATTTAAGGAAGAGTGGCAAGATGAAGATTTTCCAAG GCCCCTACCAGAGGATGATAATGTTGAAGCAGATATACTAGCTGCAACTGGACATCAAGGTCAGCATG AAGTGAATGGAAACAAAGTTAGGAAGAAATTAATGGCTCCAGATATTAGCTTAACACTGGATCACAGCGAGGAATCTGTGTTGTCTGATGACTTAGATGAGAGTGGGGAGATCGATTTGGATGATGTAGAGACTCCTTCCGAGAACAGTAATGAATTTGAATGGGAAG ATGATCTTCCAAAACCAAAAACTACTGAAGTCATTAGAAAAGGTTCGCTTCCTGAATACACTGCTGCAGAAGAGAGAGATGATGGGCGACGCTGGCGTATGTTCAGGATTGGAGAACAGGATCACAGGGTGGACATGAAGGCAATTGAACCCTATAAAAAAGTTATCAGTCATGGAG GTTATTATGGTGATGGGTTAAATGCCATTGTTGTGTTTACTGTTTGCTTTATGCCTGAAAGCAGTCAGCCTAACTACAGATATTTAATGGATAATCTGTTTAA ATACGTTATTGGCACTTTAGAACTGTTAGTAGCAGAGAACTATATTATAGTTTACTTAAATGGTGCTACGACACGGAGAAAAATGCCAAGTTTAGGCTGGCTCAGGAAATGTTACCAGCAAATTGATAGAAG GTTAAGGAAAAACCTGAAATCGTTAATAATAGTTCATCCTTCTTGGTTTATCAGAACACTTCTGGCCGTCACAAAACCTTTTATTAG CTCAAAATTCAGCCAAAAAATTAGATATGTCTTTACTCTGGCAGAACTCACTGAACTCATCCCCATGGAATACGTTGGCATACCAGAATGCATAAAACA AATTGACCAAGAGCTTAATGGAAAACAAGAACAGAAAAGTGAACAGTAA
- the BNIP2 gene encoding BCL2/adenovirus E1B 19 kDa protein-interacting protein 2 isoform X4, which yields MEGVEFKEEWQDEDFPRPLPEDDNVEADILAATGHQGQHEVNGNKVRKKLMAPDISLTLDHSEESVLSDDLDESGEIDLDDVETPSENSNEFEWEDDLPKPKTTEVIRKGSLPEYTAAEERDDGRRWRMFRIGEQDHRVDMKAIEPYKKVISHGGYYGDGLNAIVVFTVCFMPESSQPNYRYLMDNLFKYVIGTLELLVAENYIIVYLNGATTRRKMPSLGWLRKCYQQIDRSSKFSQKIRYVFTLAELTELIPMEYVGIPECIKQYEEEKFRKKHRRIDQELNGKQEQKSEQ from the exons ATGGAAGGTGTTGAATTTAAGGAAGAGTGGCAAGATGAAGATTTTCCAAG GCCCCTACCAGAGGATGATAATGTTGAAGCAGATATACTAGCTGCAACTGGACATCAAGGTCAGCATG AAGTGAATGGAAACAAAGTTAGGAAGAAATTAATGGCTCCAGATATTAGCTTAACACTGGATCACAGCGAGGAATCTGTGTTGTCTGATGACTTAGATGAGAGTGGGGAGATCGATTTGGATGATGTAGAGACTCCTTCCGAGAACAGTAATGAATTTGAATGGGAAG ATGATCTTCCAAAACCAAAAACTACTGAAGTCATTAGAAAAGGTTCGCTTCCTGAATACACTGCTGCAGAAGAGAGAGATGATGGGCGACGCTGGCGTATGTTCAGGATTGGAGAACAGGATCACAGGGTGGACATGAAGGCAATTGAACCCTATAAAAAAGTTATCAGTCATGGAG GTTATTATGGTGATGGGTTAAATGCCATTGTTGTGTTTACTGTTTGCTTTATGCCTGAAAGCAGTCAGCCTAACTACAGATATTTAATGGATAATCTGTTTAA ATACGTTATTGGCACTTTAGAACTGTTAGTAGCAGAGAACTATATTATAGTTTACTTAAATGGTGCTACGACACGGAGAAAAATGCCAAGTTTAGGCTGGCTCAGGAAATGTTACCAGCAAATTGATAGAAG CTCAAAATTCAGCCAAAAAATTAGATATGTCTTTACTCTGGCAGAACTCACTGAACTCATCCCCATGGAATACGTTGGCATACCAGAATGCATAAAACA GTATGAAGAAGAAAAGTTTAGAAAGAAACACAGAag AATTGACCAAGAGCTTAATGGAAAACAAGAACAGAAAAGTGAACAGTAA
- the BNIP2 gene encoding BCL2/adenovirus E1B 19 kDa protein-interacting protein 2 isoform X5 has translation MEGVEFKEEWQDEDFPRPLPEDDNVEADILAATGHQGQHEVNGNKVRKKLMAPDISLTLDHSEESVLSDDLDESGEIDLDDVETPSENSNEFEWEDDLPKPKTTEVIRKGSLPEYTAAEERDDGRRWRMFRIGEQDHRVDMKAIEPYKKVISHGGYYGDGLNAIVVFTVCFMPESSQPNYRYLMDNLFKYVIGTLELLVAENYIIVYLNGATTRRKMPSLGWLRKCYQQIDRSSKFSQKIRYVFTLAELTELIPMEYVGIPECIKQIDQELNGKQEQKSEQ, from the exons ATGGAAGGTGTTGAATTTAAGGAAGAGTGGCAAGATGAAGATTTTCCAAG GCCCCTACCAGAGGATGATAATGTTGAAGCAGATATACTAGCTGCAACTGGACATCAAGGTCAGCATG AAGTGAATGGAAACAAAGTTAGGAAGAAATTAATGGCTCCAGATATTAGCTTAACACTGGATCACAGCGAGGAATCTGTGTTGTCTGATGACTTAGATGAGAGTGGGGAGATCGATTTGGATGATGTAGAGACTCCTTCCGAGAACAGTAATGAATTTGAATGGGAAG ATGATCTTCCAAAACCAAAAACTACTGAAGTCATTAGAAAAGGTTCGCTTCCTGAATACACTGCTGCAGAAGAGAGAGATGATGGGCGACGCTGGCGTATGTTCAGGATTGGAGAACAGGATCACAGGGTGGACATGAAGGCAATTGAACCCTATAAAAAAGTTATCAGTCATGGAG GTTATTATGGTGATGGGTTAAATGCCATTGTTGTGTTTACTGTTTGCTTTATGCCTGAAAGCAGTCAGCCTAACTACAGATATTTAATGGATAATCTGTTTAA ATACGTTATTGGCACTTTAGAACTGTTAGTAGCAGAGAACTATATTATAGTTTACTTAAATGGTGCTACGACACGGAGAAAAATGCCAAGTTTAGGCTGGCTCAGGAAATGTTACCAGCAAATTGATAGAAG CTCAAAATTCAGCCAAAAAATTAGATATGTCTTTACTCTGGCAGAACTCACTGAACTCATCCCCATGGAATACGTTGGCATACCAGAATGCATAAAACA AATTGACCAAGAGCTTAATGGAAAACAAGAACAGAAAAGTGAACAGTAA
- the BNIP2 gene encoding BCL2/adenovirus E1B 19 kDa protein-interacting protein 2 isoform X2 encodes MEGVEFKEEWQDEDFPRPLPEDDNVEADILAATGHQEVNGNKVRKKLMAPDISLTLDHSEESVLSDDLDESGEIDLDDVETPSENSNEFEWEDDLPKPKTTEVIRKGSLPEYTAAEERDDGRRWRMFRIGEQDHRVDMKAIEPYKKVISHGGYYGDGLNAIVVFTVCFMPESSQPNYRYLMDNLFKYVIGTLELLVAENYIIVYLNGATTRRKMPSLGWLRKCYQQIDRRLRKNLKSLIIVHPSWFIRTLLAVTKPFISSKFSQKIRYVFTLAELTELIPMEYVGIPECIKQYEEEKFRKKHRRIDQELNGKQEQKSEQ; translated from the exons ATGGAAGGTGTTGAATTTAAGGAAGAGTGGCAAGATGAAGATTTTCCAAG GCCCCTACCAGAGGATGATAATGTTGAAGCAGATATACTAGCTGCAACTGGACATCAAG AAGTGAATGGAAACAAAGTTAGGAAGAAATTAATGGCTCCAGATATTAGCTTAACACTGGATCACAGCGAGGAATCTGTGTTGTCTGATGACTTAGATGAGAGTGGGGAGATCGATTTGGATGATGTAGAGACTCCTTCCGAGAACAGTAATGAATTTGAATGGGAAG ATGATCTTCCAAAACCAAAAACTACTGAAGTCATTAGAAAAGGTTCGCTTCCTGAATACACTGCTGCAGAAGAGAGAGATGATGGGCGACGCTGGCGTATGTTCAGGATTGGAGAACAGGATCACAGGGTGGACATGAAGGCAATTGAACCCTATAAAAAAGTTATCAGTCATGGAG GTTATTATGGTGATGGGTTAAATGCCATTGTTGTGTTTACTGTTTGCTTTATGCCTGAAAGCAGTCAGCCTAACTACAGATATTTAATGGATAATCTGTTTAA ATACGTTATTGGCACTTTAGAACTGTTAGTAGCAGAGAACTATATTATAGTTTACTTAAATGGTGCTACGACACGGAGAAAAATGCCAAGTTTAGGCTGGCTCAGGAAATGTTACCAGCAAATTGATAGAAG GTTAAGGAAAAACCTGAAATCGTTAATAATAGTTCATCCTTCTTGGTTTATCAGAACACTTCTGGCCGTCACAAAACCTTTTATTAG CTCAAAATTCAGCCAAAAAATTAGATATGTCTTTACTCTGGCAGAACTCACTGAACTCATCCCCATGGAATACGTTGGCATACCAGAATGCATAAAACA GTATGAAGAAGAAAAGTTTAGAAAGAAACACAGAag AATTGACCAAGAGCTTAATGGAAAACAAGAACAGAAAAGTGAACAGTAA